Proteins encoded by one window of Xylella fastidiosa:
- a CDS encoding class I SAM-dependent methyltransferase — translation MNMNNLDGQDECGRCDTAFPNFIACGIADAVDPIQLFQVKPTFDSVCSDDDGTCGNNVLIQRMHVLLRKAVAAELPVGARLIDLGCGTGLDAQAFAQRGYRVMAIDGASTMVAPAHQRAQAVGLEARLQVVPVGIQHIDQLRGEFDGIYSNFGSLNHIEDLPAVAIECARLLRSDGCLVFSVIGRMCPWEMNEDTLRGRLMQASMRFACGAAALRVSGQMVRIRRYLPREFYRVFEAYFSLEYYRPLSVFLPPPYLVGLYQRYPILGQSLAWLDDRIATWPLLRDMGDYFLIVMRKRSTCCYV, via the coding sequence ATGAATATGAATAATTTGGATGGACAGGATGAATGTGGGCGCTGTGATACAGCGTTTCCAAATTTCATTGCGTGCGGTATTGCTGATGCGGTCGATCCGATACAGCTGTTTCAGGTTAAACCGACATTTGACAGTGTGTGCTCCGATGATGATGGCACCTGCGGCAACAATGTGCTAATTCAGCGCATGCATGTTTTGCTGAGGAAGGCCGTCGCTGCAGAGTTACCAGTGGGTGCACGCCTCATTGATTTGGGGTGTGGTACCGGGTTGGATGCGCAGGCATTTGCACAACGCGGTTATAGGGTGATGGCGATTGATGGCGCTTCTACGATGGTCGCGCCTGCGCACCAGCGTGCGCAGGCGGTGGGTCTAGAGGCTCGGTTGCAGGTTGTACCTGTTGGGATTCAGCACATTGATCAATTGCGTGGTGAATTCGATGGTATTTATTCGAATTTTGGATCCTTGAATCATATTGAGGATTTACCGGCGGTCGCTATTGAATGTGCGCGTCTATTGCGTAGCGATGGTTGTTTGGTGTTTTCGGTGATTGGCCGCATGTGCCCGTGGGAGATGAATGAGGACACGCTACGTGGTCGCTTGATGCAGGCGAGTATGCGTTTTGCGTGTGGTGCCGCGGCGTTGCGTGTGAGTGGGCAAATGGTTCGGATTCGACGCTATCTGCCGCGTGAGTTTTATCGGGTGTTTGAAGCTTATTTTTCTTTAGAGTATTACCGTCCGTTGAGTGTGTTCTTGCCGCCTCCTTATTTAGTAGGTTTGTATCAGCGCTATCCGATTTTAGGTCAGTCTTTGGCGTGGTTAGATGATCGGATTGCCACGTGGCCTTTGTTGCGTGACATGGGTGATTACTTTCTTATCGTGATGCGTAAGCGTTCGACGTGTTGTTATGTCTGA
- a CDS encoding cation:proton antiporter: MMLSMNRELIYLMLIFALLVIPRALQRFMVPAPLTCLLFGIGTMLVMGGKPHDDVIVLLSTLGISSLFLFAGLEVDLKALRRELWPLGVHLLVYSVALFCLGWLVWRYVGLTWQVAGLLALALLTPSPGFIIDSIGRLGLNEHERFWVVNKAIASELLALTVLFFVLQASDPWQMALSSGVLVALFVCLPLLFVALDRWVVPQAPGSEFSLLVMVGMIAAYATYKIGVYYLVGAFITGLIARLLHQRMPHLASEENLNAVRLFASFFVPFYFFRAGTNVSPQALSFEALGLGILITMVVLPLRIAVIWVQRRVLFGKGEDFRSSLRVSLALVPTLIFTLVLAGILRDRFSISEVLFGALLLYAAFTTLLPSLIFRLLSAWGVPSRSGDQASRETLPSSGMAG, translated from the coding sequence ATGATGTTATCGATGAATCGTGAATTGATCTATTTGATGTTGATTTTTGCCCTGTTGGTGATTCCGCGTGCATTACAGCGCTTTATGGTTCCTGCGCCGCTGACGTGTTTGTTATTTGGAATTGGCACGATGTTAGTGATGGGGGGGAAACCACATGATGATGTGATTGTCTTACTGAGTACGCTAGGAATTTCTTCGTTGTTTTTGTTTGCTGGGTTGGAGGTGGATCTGAAGGCCTTGCGGCGTGAATTATGGCCGCTGGGGGTGCATTTGCTGGTCTATAGTGTTGCGTTGTTCTGTTTGGGTTGGTTGGTGTGGCGCTACGTGGGTTTGACGTGGCAGGTCGCTGGCCTGTTGGCGTTAGCGCTGTTGACTCCATCGCCTGGTTTCATCATTGATTCGATTGGGCGTTTAGGCTTGAATGAGCATGAGCGTTTCTGGGTAGTGAACAAGGCCATTGCCAGTGAGTTGCTGGCTCTGACGGTGTTGTTTTTCGTTCTGCAGGCATCTGATCCGTGGCAAATGGCGTTGTCCAGCGGTGTGTTGGTAGCGTTGTTTGTGTGCTTGCCGTTGTTGTTTGTTGCTTTGGATCGCTGGGTGGTGCCGCAAGCGCCAGGCTCGGAGTTCTCGCTGCTGGTCATGGTCGGCATGATCGCTGCTTACGCAACGTACAAGATTGGTGTTTATTACTTGGTGGGTGCATTCATTACTGGTTTGATTGCGCGTTTGTTGCACCAGCGCATGCCGCATTTGGCTTCTGAGGAAAATTTGAATGCTGTGCGTTTGTTTGCTTCATTTTTCGTACCGTTTTATTTCTTCAGGGCCGGTACCAATGTGTCGCCGCAGGCACTGAGTTTTGAGGCATTGGGGTTGGGTATTTTGATAACAATGGTGGTGTTACCGCTGCGCATTGCGGTGATATGGGTGCAACGGCGTGTGCTGTTCGGTAAGGGTGAGGATTTTCGCTCCAGTTTGAGGGTGTCGTTGGCTTTGGTACCGACACTAATTTTTACATTGGTATTAGCTGGAATTTTGCGTGATCGTTTCTCGATCTCGGAGGTATTGTTTGGGGCGTTGCTGTTGTATGCGGCATTTACGACGTTGTTACCGTCGTTGATTTTCCGTCTGTTGTCGGCTTGGGGTGTGCCTTCACGGTCTGGTGATCAGGCGTCGCGGGAGACATTGCCATCATCCGGTATGGCGGGTTGA
- the gloA gene encoding lactoylglutathione lyase translates to MHPKNFQHQLKTIPQPPEETRDFVFNHTMLRVKDINASLDFYARILGFRLIDQRDFPEAQFSLYFLALLPQTVHISDNDTERRLWMSGIPGVLELTHNYGTETQEGQIYHNGNSEPRGFGHICISVPDLYSACARFDTLQVPYQKRLTDGRMKNIAFIKDPDGYWVEIISNTPLP, encoded by the coding sequence ATGCACCCCAAAAACTTCCAACATCAGCTCAAAACCATCCCACAACCTCCGGAAGAAACCCGGGACTTCGTGTTCAATCACACCATGCTACGGGTCAAAGACATCAACGCTTCTCTGGATTTCTACGCTCGCATACTCGGCTTCCGCCTGATCGACCAACGGGACTTCCCCGAAGCACAATTCAGCCTGTACTTCCTCGCACTGTTACCCCAGACGGTACACATCTCAGACAATGACACCGAACGCCGCCTGTGGATGTCCGGCATCCCCGGAGTCCTTGAATTGACCCACAACTACGGAACCGAAACCCAAGAAGGACAGATCTACCACAACGGCAACAGCGAACCGCGCGGCTTTGGCCACATCTGCATCTCCGTGCCCGATCTGTACAGCGCCTGCGCACGTTTTGACACACTCCAAGTGCCTTATCAAAAACGCCTAACCGATGGCCGTATGAAAAACATCGCCTTCATCAAAGATCCAGACGGCTATTGGGTAGAAATCATCTCCAACACACCGCTGCCATAA
- the ptsP gene encoding phosphoenolpyruvate--protein phosphotransferase, giving the protein MPHSAHRPTPTLHTQMNVRLQGHGAARGTALGRAWVRQMNIIEIQDKYITDTNAELHSLYQAMSAARQEIQVLRERMHGTLSHEVGEFLDLYTLLIDDPELLRSLNELILTHNYSAEYALKIQRDRLTTEFEAMEDHYLKSRMDDLNHVLGRIHAFLKKHSPEPKDAAGEILICNNIAPSELAQVQAQGIIGIVIAAGNTLSHSAILAHSLHLPLIVGAGELLLQKITNGDMLIIDGNSGEIIVNPSPQDLRHYHSRLRERAKEQRELEQLRSKHSRTRDNVDIVVQANAESPDDVSQAYALGAAGVGLYRTEFLFLQRNKLPDEEEQFQTYRDTVLRMNGRPVTIRTLDLGADKTDCTGLTLSNEENPAMGLRGIRLSMAHPAVANTQLRAILRTSTYGHVRILVPMVSCREEIILLRKQIKALSIQLRTEGHDIAEQVPLGAMIEVPAAAIALNSFIKEIDFLSIGTNDLVQYLLAADRNNAAISEIYSPLHPGVLAVLAQIIVTAHTHATPVAICGEIAGDPHYVPMLLALGLTEFSLHPATLLEVRRAIRNSDLGTLKTSVTTLLRARDRKSIEEWMAAHANTTPT; this is encoded by the coding sequence ATGCCCCACTCCGCTCATCGCCCCACCCCCACACTGCACACACAGATGAATGTGCGCCTCCAGGGCCACGGCGCAGCACGAGGCACTGCACTGGGGCGCGCCTGGGTCCGTCAGATGAACATCATCGAAATCCAGGATAAATACATCACTGACACTAACGCCGAATTACATAGCTTGTACCAAGCCATGAGCGCAGCACGTCAGGAAATACAAGTACTGCGAGAACGCATGCATGGCACCTTGTCCCACGAAGTCGGCGAGTTTCTCGACCTATACACACTGTTGATCGATGACCCTGAGCTACTACGGAGCCTGAACGAACTCATCCTCACTCACAACTACAGTGCCGAATACGCGCTGAAAATACAGCGCGACCGCCTCACCACAGAATTCGAAGCCATGGAAGACCACTACCTGAAAAGTCGCATGGACGACCTGAATCACGTGCTAGGACGCATCCACGCCTTTCTAAAAAAACACTCCCCCGAACCCAAAGATGCTGCAGGTGAAATCCTCATCTGCAACAACATCGCCCCATCCGAATTGGCCCAAGTACAAGCCCAAGGCATTATTGGAATCGTCATCGCGGCTGGCAATACACTCTCGCACAGCGCCATCCTGGCGCATAGCTTGCACCTGCCACTGATCGTTGGTGCAGGAGAGCTGCTGCTACAAAAGATCACCAACGGCGACATGCTGATCATCGATGGCAACAGCGGAGAAATCATTGTCAATCCATCGCCACAGGACCTGCGTCACTACCATAGCCGACTGCGCGAACGCGCCAAAGAACAACGTGAGCTGGAACAACTACGCTCTAAACACAGCCGCACTCGCGACAACGTCGACATTGTCGTACAGGCCAACGCAGAATCACCGGACGATGTCTCCCAAGCATACGCACTGGGCGCGGCCGGTGTGGGCCTGTACCGCACTGAATTCCTGTTTCTGCAACGCAACAAACTGCCGGACGAAGAAGAACAGTTCCAAACATACCGCGACACTGTACTACGTATGAACGGACGCCCAGTCACCATCCGCACATTAGATCTGGGTGCAGATAAAACCGACTGTACCGGCCTGACTCTCAGTAACGAAGAAAACCCAGCAATGGGCCTGCGTGGGATACGCCTGTCGATGGCACACCCCGCAGTGGCCAACACACAATTACGAGCGATCCTGCGCACCTCCACCTATGGGCATGTCCGTATCTTGGTCCCCATGGTTAGCTGCCGAGAAGAGATCATCCTTCTACGCAAGCAGATCAAAGCGCTCAGCATCCAATTGCGCACCGAAGGCCACGACATTGCCGAGCAGGTTCCACTAGGAGCGATGATCGAAGTACCAGCTGCAGCAATCGCACTCAACAGCTTTATCAAAGAAATCGACTTCCTATCGATCGGTACCAACGACCTGGTCCAATACCTATTGGCCGCCGACCGCAACAATGCGGCAATCAGCGAAATATACTCCCCACTCCACCCTGGCGTCCTGGCAGTACTGGCTCAGATCATCGTCACCGCACATACACATGCCACCCCTGTCGCCATCTGCGGTGAAATCGCTGGCGATCCACATTACGTGCCCATGCTTCTGGCATTAGGTCTCACAGAATTCAGCCTTCACCCGGCCACATTACTTGAAGTACGCCGTGCAATCCGCAACAGCGACCTGGGCACATTGAAAACAAGTGTAACCACACTGCTCCGCGCACGCGACCGGAAGAGCATCGAAGAATGGATGGCGGCACACGCCAATACGACACCGACATAA
- a CDS encoding HPr family phosphocarrier protein: MLEHELTVTNKLGLHARATAKLVQTMSKFQSNTTLSTKGREVNAKSIMGVMLLAASQGTVIRVRIDGEDEHTAMQALSELFENRFNEDT, encoded by the coding sequence ATGCTTGAACACGAACTAACAGTAACTAACAAACTAGGACTCCACGCGCGAGCCACTGCCAAACTGGTACAAACAATGTCGAAGTTCCAAAGCAACACGACATTGTCGACAAAAGGCCGCGAAGTCAACGCCAAAAGCATCATGGGAGTCATGCTGCTCGCCGCCAGCCAAGGCACCGTGATCCGGGTACGGATCGACGGTGAAGACGAACATACGGCAATGCAAGCACTGAGTGAACTGTTCGAAAACCGCTTCAACGAGGACACATAA
- a CDS encoding PTS sugar transporter subunit IIA, with translation MACGILLITHPGIGHALLRVATALLQQLPLKIEAFEVPLDVDLDTLLPHASAAMHRVNNGEGVLIMTDLYGASPSNLAHRLAQLDTPVRRVSALSLPMLLRVMNHPEQNLQDLPATAAAATRNGAIIDDA, from the coding sequence ATGGCCTGTGGCATTCTCCTAATCACTCACCCCGGCATTGGCCACGCCTTGTTACGTGTGGCTACAGCGTTATTACAACAATTACCCCTCAAAATCGAAGCATTTGAAGTCCCTCTCGATGTTGATCTGGATACATTGCTACCACACGCATCAGCAGCGATGCATCGGGTCAACAACGGAGAAGGAGTGTTAATCATGACCGATCTGTATGGCGCCAGCCCGAGCAACCTCGCACACCGCCTAGCCCAACTAGACACCCCCGTGCGCCGAGTCTCAGCCCTAAGCCTACCGATGCTATTACGTGTGATGAATCACCCAGAACAAAACCTGCAAGACCTGCCTGCCACGGCAGCCGCCGCAACCCGCAATGGAGCAATCATTGACGATGCTTGA
- the rapZ gene encoding RNase adapter RapZ — MKPPEHSLIIISGLSGSGKSVALKTFEDLDYYCSDNLPVELLPHFLRRRLRVAELSDQRIAIGIDIRSGSNISELDQWRHTAKHYNIKAHLLFFDASNETLLKRYADTRRRHPLSHLGLSLPEAIALERELTAPLREAAEAVIDTSTFNVHQLRRHVVTEFALTHSDKLSLLFESFAYKRGVPTEADFVFDARILPNPHWEPELRSLTGRDSNVRDYMEQQPDVILYLTQITEFLDTWLARLQADTRSYVTVAFGCTGGKHRSVYLAEQMARHAREKGWSEVATFHRELE; from the coding sequence ATGAAACCGCCAGAACATAGCCTCATTATCATCAGCGGCCTATCTGGCTCTGGCAAATCCGTCGCCCTAAAGACCTTTGAAGACCTTGATTATTACTGCTCAGACAATCTCCCAGTAGAACTGCTACCGCACTTCTTACGCCGTCGCCTTCGCGTTGCCGAACTGAGCGATCAACGCATCGCCATAGGCATTGACATACGCAGCGGCAGTAATATCTCCGAACTAGACCAATGGCGCCACACAGCCAAGCATTACAACATCAAAGCACACCTGCTGTTCTTCGACGCCAGCAACGAAACTTTACTCAAACGATACGCCGACACCCGCCGCCGCCATCCGCTGAGTCATTTAGGGCTATCGCTACCAGAAGCCATTGCTCTGGAACGAGAATTGACCGCACCACTGCGCGAAGCCGCCGAGGCAGTCATAGACACCAGTACATTCAACGTACACCAACTACGCCGACACGTCGTCACAGAATTCGCACTAACACACAGCGACAAACTATCACTGTTATTTGAATCATTCGCATACAAACGCGGCGTACCAACAGAAGCAGACTTCGTATTCGACGCACGCATCCTACCGAACCCACATTGGGAACCAGAGCTGCGCTCACTGACAGGGCGTGATAGCAACGTGCGCGACTACATGGAACAACAACCAGACGTGATCCTCTACCTGACACAAATCACCGAATTTCTCGACACTTGGCTGGCACGACTACAGGCCGACACCAGAAGCTATGTCACCGTCGCATTCGGCTGTACCGGCGGCAAACACCGTTCCGTCTACCTAGCCGAGCAAATGGCCAGACACGCACGGGAAAAAGGGTGGTCTGAAGTAGCCACTTTTCATCGCGAACTTGAGTAA
- the hprK gene encoding HPr(Ser) kinase/phosphatase, translating into MNTSITARELFDLQRDRLSLRWIAGQQGEHRQIDSGDTRARRPSLAGYLNTIYPNKVQILGTEELTWLDSLEPNKRKETIEKIIQFQPLTLVISKNQSCPEDMRTAADNSQIPLWVSPKRGHELLNHLSYHLARILAPRATLHGVFMEIYSIGVLITGEAGSGKSELALELLSRGHRLVADDAPEFTQIAPDVLDGTCPEILQDLLEVRGLGVLNVRHMFGDTAIKKNKYLRLIVHLTKPITEPTPSGYERLTGDSGTRHVLDLDVPLITLPVMPGRNLAVLTEAATRLHILRTKGIDPATMFIARHSNLLERRPP; encoded by the coding sequence ATGAATACCAGCATCACCGCCCGCGAACTGTTCGACTTACAACGCGACCGCCTCTCTCTACGCTGGATTGCGGGACAACAGGGCGAACACCGTCAGATTGACTCCGGTGATACCCGCGCCCGACGTCCCTCACTCGCCGGCTACCTGAATACCATCTACCCAAACAAAGTGCAGATCCTCGGTACCGAAGAACTGACTTGGTTGGATTCTCTGGAACCAAACAAACGCAAAGAAACCATTGAGAAGATCATCCAATTCCAACCGCTCACCCTGGTCATCAGCAAGAATCAATCCTGTCCGGAAGACATGCGGACAGCAGCAGACAACAGCCAGATTCCCTTATGGGTCTCTCCCAAGCGAGGCCACGAGCTTCTCAACCATCTTTCCTACCACCTCGCACGCATATTGGCGCCACGCGCCACGCTACACGGGGTATTCATGGAAATCTATTCAATTGGCGTACTCATCACTGGGGAAGCTGGCTCAGGCAAGAGCGAACTAGCGCTGGAACTCCTCAGTCGTGGTCATCGTCTCGTTGCTGACGATGCTCCAGAATTCACTCAGATCGCTCCGGACGTACTTGACGGCACCTGCCCTGAAATACTCCAAGACTTACTAGAAGTACGCGGCCTAGGCGTATTGAACGTACGCCACATGTTCGGCGATACCGCAATAAAGAAGAACAAATATCTACGCCTGATCGTACACTTAACCAAGCCAATAACCGAACCCACACCTTCCGGCTACGAACGCCTCACAGGGGATTCAGGCACACGCCACGTACTAGACTTGGATGTTCCATTAATTACTTTGCCAGTGATGCCTGGTCGCAACCTCGCAGTATTGACGGAAGCAGCCACACGCCTACACATTCTGCGTACCAAAGGCATCGACCCAGCAACAATGTTTATTGCCCGGCACAGCAACCTGCTAGAACGGCGTCCCCCATGA
- the hpf gene encoding ribosome hibernation-promoting factor, HPF/YfiA family yields MHIETYGQQIEVTPALREYVETKLKRLQRHFSHHCEIRTQLSMSKIDHHVTATINIPGRTLNANASASTMYAAIDLVADKLDRLILKHKEKKCDHHAKEVRDHLE; encoded by the coding sequence ATGCACATCGAAACTTATGGGCAACAGATCGAAGTCACTCCTGCTTTACGGGAGTATGTGGAAACGAAGCTAAAACGCCTCCAACGCCACTTCAGCCACCACTGCGAAATCCGCACCCAACTGTCCATGAGTAAAATCGACCATCATGTTACCGCTACAATCAATATCCCAGGCCGTACTTTGAATGCCAACGCCAGTGCATCAACCATGTACGCAGCCATTGATCTGGTAGCAGACAAACTTGATCGATTAATACTCAAGCACAAGGAAAAAAAATGCGACCACCACGCCAAGGAGGTACGCGATCACCTAGAATGA
- a CDS encoding RNA polymerase factor sigma-54 codes for MKARLRTSIGQQLVMTPQLHQSIRLLQMSNAELQLEITAAIESNPLLDWAENQSSETSEATEREVETEDWQAKESAWDINGSKSNENDDNNPAERLTTGNTLTDHLLWQLHLSPLSARDYQIGTVLIDAIEEDGYLRELLSTLTATLAPLSVDESELLPVLRHIQSFDPSGVAARSLAECLTLQLKSLREAIPGRTLALQIVNSPLLEQLPRSGVTGLARELKRPSQDVQQAVELIRGLDPRPGKKIGDLEVGTYVVPDCVIWRQHGLWQAALLERAFPQVVLHRGYEQLINSCNDANASYLRNQLQEARWLLKGLEARGETLLKVVNSLIRHQAGFLEFGQHALRPLTIRELATELALHESTVSRAIAGKYVRTPRGTLPLRTFFASGISTDSGGETSSSAIQAIIRRLIETENPRKPLSDAKLAELLKTSGIPVARRTIAKYRDAMNISASHERVRVL; via the coding sequence TTGAAAGCAAGACTGCGAACATCCATCGGACAACAGCTGGTCATGACACCCCAGCTACACCAAAGCATCCGTCTGCTGCAAATGTCCAACGCCGAATTGCAACTGGAAATCACCGCCGCGATAGAGAGCAATCCACTCTTGGACTGGGCCGAGAACCAATCATCGGAGACCAGCGAAGCTACCGAAAGGGAAGTAGAAACAGAAGATTGGCAAGCCAAAGAATCCGCCTGGGATATCAACGGCAGTAAAAGCAACGAAAATGACGACAACAACCCTGCTGAACGTCTTACCACCGGGAACACTCTCACTGATCACTTGCTGTGGCAACTGCACCTCTCCCCACTGTCAGCACGTGATTACCAAATAGGCACCGTCTTGATTGATGCCATAGAAGAAGATGGTTACCTGCGTGAACTTTTGTCCACACTGACTGCAACCCTGGCCCCGTTATCCGTAGATGAAAGCGAACTGCTACCAGTATTACGACACATTCAATCTTTTGACCCGAGCGGCGTGGCTGCACGCTCGCTGGCCGAGTGCTTGACACTGCAACTGAAATCATTGAGAGAAGCGATACCCGGACGCACACTTGCACTGCAGATTGTCAACAGCCCACTGCTCGAACAATTGCCGCGCAGTGGTGTCACCGGACTGGCACGCGAACTGAAACGACCCTCCCAAGACGTCCAACAGGCAGTGGAATTGATCCGTGGACTGGACCCTCGCCCAGGTAAGAAAATTGGCGACTTAGAAGTTGGAACCTACGTTGTACCGGACTGTGTGATCTGGCGCCAACATGGGTTGTGGCAAGCCGCGTTGTTGGAACGTGCATTCCCACAGGTCGTCCTCCACCGCGGCTACGAACAGCTCATCAACAGCTGCAATGACGCCAATGCGAGCTACCTACGCAACCAACTCCAGGAAGCACGGTGGCTGCTCAAGGGCCTGGAAGCACGCGGTGAAACCTTGTTAAAAGTGGTAAACAGCCTCATACGTCACCAAGCGGGATTCTTGGAATTCGGCCAACACGCGTTACGTCCATTGACTATCCGCGAATTAGCAACGGAACTTGCCCTGCATGAATCCACCGTATCCCGTGCAATTGCTGGCAAGTATGTACGCACCCCACGTGGCACCTTACCGCTACGCACCTTTTTCGCTTCAGGAATCAGCACCGACAGCGGCGGAGAGACCTCCAGCTCTGCCATTCAAGCAATCATCAGACGTCTCATAGAAACTGAAAACCCCCGCAAGCCACTCTCTGACGCCAAACTAGCTGAATTACTGAAGACATCCGGTATCCCAGTAGCGCGACGCACCATAGCAAAGTATCGTGATGCTATGAACATCTCCGCATCCCACGAACGCGTCCGAGTCCTCTGA
- the lptB gene encoding LPS export ABC transporter ATP-binding protein — protein MLVASGLRKRYKHREVVREFGLTLQPGEIVGLLGPNGAGKTTCFYMIVGLVNTDAGRIELDGRDITAAPMHARAQLGVGYLPQEPSVFRKLSVTDNIRLVLELRQDLKTNQARQHELDSLLNELQISHVAGQLGASLSGGERRRCEIARALAAQPRMMLLDEPFAGVDPISVGEIQRIITHLKERGIGVLITDHNVRETLGICNRAYILAEGGVLAQGTPDALLTNTDVRRVYLGETFHL, from the coding sequence ATGCTTGTAGCCAGCGGCCTGCGTAAGCGCTATAAGCATCGCGAGGTGGTCCGCGAGTTCGGACTGACCCTCCAGCCTGGCGAGATCGTAGGTCTACTCGGCCCCAACGGGGCTGGTAAAACCACCTGTTTCTATATGATCGTTGGCTTGGTGAACACCGATGCCGGTCGTATTGAATTAGACGGACGCGACATCACTGCTGCACCGATGCACGCTCGTGCGCAGCTGGGCGTGGGCTACCTTCCGCAAGAACCCTCCGTGTTTCGTAAACTGAGCGTCACCGACAACATCCGCCTTGTTCTAGAACTACGTCAGGACTTAAAAACCAACCAAGCACGTCAGCACGAATTAGATTCGCTACTCAACGAACTCCAAATCTCACATGTGGCCGGCCAACTCGGCGCCAGTCTGTCGGGCGGGGAGCGACGCCGTTGCGAGATCGCCCGCGCCCTGGCCGCACAACCACGCATGATGCTGCTAGACGAACCGTTCGCAGGTGTAGATCCGATCTCAGTCGGTGAGATCCAACGTATCATTACCCATCTTAAAGAACGGGGTATTGGCGTACTGATTACCGATCACAATGTCCGTGAAACCTTGGGGATCTGCAACCGCGCATACATCCTCGCCGAAGGTGGCGTCCTCGCACAGGGAACGCCAGATGCACTGCTTACTAATACGGATGTGCGCCGCGTATACCTTGGAGAGACTTTCCACCTGTGA
- the lptA gene encoding lipopolysaccharide transport periplasmic protein LptA: MNRAPLVKFFLFPLLFTPLSATAKSSDRNQPMTIDSATQEGNMLGDGKAHYSGNVVIQQGSLEAHADTADVFLKNGDMDRIVLIGKQASLKQDMDNGSTLHGQADNIDYKVKEGIIILTGNYKVESPKGNNTGQRMIYNTQTGDMRSGNDGTRVRTTIQPKSVSQGTLPAAKQEKI, translated from the coding sequence ATGAACCGAGCGCCGCTCGTTAAATTTTTCTTGTTCCCGTTACTGTTCACACCACTGTCTGCAACAGCTAAAAGCAGCGATCGCAACCAACCGATGACAATCGACTCTGCTACTCAAGAAGGCAACATGCTTGGTGACGGCAAGGCGCACTACTCAGGGAATGTCGTGATCCAACAAGGCAGCCTTGAGGCCCATGCCGACACTGCCGATGTTTTTCTCAAAAATGGGGACATGGACCGTATCGTACTGATCGGAAAACAAGCCAGCCTCAAGCAGGATATGGATAACGGCTCAACACTACATGGCCAAGCCGACAATATCGATTACAAGGTCAAAGAGGGCATCATCATCCTCACAGGGAACTATAAAGTCGAATCACCTAAAGGAAATAACACTGGCCAACGCATGATTTACAACACCCAAACCGGTGACATGCGTAGTGGTAACGACGGCACCCGGGTGCGCACCACAATCCAACCGAAGAGTGTCTCACAAGGCACCCTGCCTGCCGCCAAGCAGGAGAAAATATAA
- the lptC gene encoding LPS export ABC transporter periplasmic protein LptC yields MSWRSILNIMLLLAAIVSGWSAWHQRKHTQATPLRDIAADYTLQDFKLVALDTQTGKESLTLLGQQMQHNQTDSSAEVTAPLFMIPDQAGQHWTLQAQTGWINKDGTLLRLRHDVKGDSPTDLGQLPTTFRTQSLDIYPNHHLAKTTDAVTITHQGIIQTGVGFEVNTKTQQYKFNSKVNTRYEPSAAR; encoded by the coding sequence ATGAGTTGGCGCAGTATTCTCAACATCATGCTATTGCTCGCTGCGATTGTCAGCGGTTGGTCAGCGTGGCATCAACGCAAACACACCCAAGCCACACCGCTACGGGACATCGCAGCTGACTACACGCTCCAGGATTTTAAGCTGGTCGCTTTGGACACACAGACAGGCAAAGAGTCACTCACCCTGCTCGGGCAGCAGATGCAGCACAATCAGACCGACAGCAGTGCGGAGGTGACCGCCCCACTTTTTATGATCCCCGATCAAGCTGGGCAACACTGGACATTGCAGGCGCAAACAGGCTGGATCAACAAAGATGGAACACTGCTACGCCTTCGCCACGACGTCAAAGGCGACAGCCCCACTGACCTAGGACAGCTTCCAACCACATTCCGCACCCAAAGCCTTGACATCTACCCAAACCATCACTTGGCCAAGACCACAGATGCAGTAACGATCACCCATCAAGGTATCATTCAGACCGGCGTTGGGTTCGAAGTCAATACAAAGACCCAGCAATACAAGTTCAATTCCAAGGTAAACACGCGTTATGAACCGAGCGCCGCTCGTTAA